The Aphelocoma coerulescens isolate FSJ_1873_10779 chromosome Z unlocalized genomic scaffold, UR_Acoe_1.0 ChrZ, whole genome shotgun sequence DNA window TTGCAGAGGGCTGTGATCTtggagctgctgagggcagGCTGATGTACTGGTGGCCCTGCCCGTGCCTATGCTTGGACCTTTCTGCTGCAGTTTCTTCTGCCCTTCTAATGTGTCTTCCTCTGTGTCCTCTGCAGCTGTCACTGTGGTGAATGAGGATGTCCAGCCCCGCCAGTACCTGATGTGTGGTCAGACAGCCCAGGTGAAGATGAAGAATGTGGTGCCACATGACATTGGGGACCCAGGTGAGGGATCTGTTGGGCCTGTGGGGGAGCAGAGAGGGTGCCAAGCTGTGGGAAATGGGTATGCTGCATGAGATACCCTGTTGTTGTCAAGTGTTGGAACAGCCTGCCTGGGAAGTTGTGGTATCACCATTCCTGGAGTGTCTAAAAAAAGTGTAGATGAGGCACTTAGGGACGTAGTTCAGTGGTGAACTTAGCAGTGctgagaggtcttttccaacttaaatgattctgtgattctgtattttCTGGGAGTGGAAAGCTGGATGGTGTGGGGTGGTGATGAAGGCCATGCTGCATGGAGCTTGCACAAGGGAGACGGAGGGAAGTAGCAGGAAGGCTGTTCTCACTAGATGAGATGGCACTGGGTACAACACATTATTCCAGTGCTGCTTGATCACAGCACCCTTGAGTCATTGCTCCTGTGTGGGAGCAGGGGTGTTTGTTGCTTGCTGCCCTGCTGCATCTGGTCTGTCCCGGTTTAGATGATGAGCCATGGCAGCGTGTCAACGCCTACCTGATGCACGACACTGCTGACTGGAAGGACCTCAACCTGAAGTTTGTGCTGCAGGTGTACCGTGACTACTACCTGACACATGACTGCCTGTACCTGCGGGACATGTGGCCAGTATGCCAGGTACTGGGAGGTCAGACCCGTGAGGCATCACCCTTTCCCACTTCCTGAGTGGATGGATGCAACATCCTGAGTGGATGGATGCTCCCAAGCAGAGTGagaggagcttccaggatgtgAGGGCTGCGTGACCatctcctgcctctcccacaGGCTGTGATGGAGTCGGAGCTGAAGTTTGACACGGATAACGATGGGCTTATTGAAAACGGTGGCTTTGCTGACCAGACGTACGACGCGTGGGTGGTGCATGGAGCCAGGTGAGAAAGAGAGGCGGGTGGGGCTGGAGATGGGGACTGTGGGGTGGGGACgcagctcagagctgggccCTTGTATCCCACTTGTCGTGGAACCCTTGAGGTGTCCCACATTCCTGATGCTTCTCTCCTTTGGCTCCGGCAGTGCCTACTGCGGCGGGCTGTGGCTGGCTGCCGTCTGCATGATGTGCAAGATGGCAGAGGTGCTCGGGGATACTGAGGTCCGGCAGAAATATCTGGACATCCTGAACAAGGGCAAGGAGGCGTATGAGAGGAGGCTCTGGAATGGTGGGTGCTCAGCAGTGGGGAACCGTGCTCAGCTGGCCATGTGTCCCTTGGGAGGGGGTGGCTCCTCCTTGGATCATGAAGCCTTGTGGGGAatgggggaagaaaggggtGATACTGTCCCTCCAAGataggggaaaggaagggagtggaggggaaggagcaggTGTCTAGGAGGGAACAGGTGTGGGAAAGCAAGAAGAGTCTTGTGGAAAAAGCAGCTGTGCTCCTGCCACACAGGGTGGTGTGTAGGGTCAGCTCACATGAACCAGTATCCTGATCTATTGATTTAAAACTGTTTCCTGTCTTTTCCAGGAAAATACTACAACTATGATAGCAGTGGAAGTCGCACCTCCAGCAGTATCATGTCAGACCAGTGTGCTGGGCAGTGGTTTCTTGGAGCTTGTGGTCTGGACCAAGGGGAGTTTGAGGTAAGAGAAGGGGCTGCCTGGTGTAAGGTTGGGGTGAGATGGGACCTGTGGCAGGAGGGAAACAGCAGCAGGGTTGGTGCATGTTGCGGGGTACACAGTAGGGCTGGTGTAAGGGGCACCTGCCGGCTCTCCCAGTGTGCACGCCCCAGTGGAGGCTGTTGGATGGATCCAGTGGAATCCATCTTAAACCAAAACCTTCTCACAGAGAGGCCATGCAGCAGGGATGTATAACTGCAGTTATCTTTGGCCCCAATGAGGTTTGCTCTGGACGAGGTGctatttgtttaaaaatggtAGAAAAAAGTGTAGGAAACTTTCCAAGTTATTTGCTGCCCTAAAAAGCCCAAAATTAGTATCAGAGGGAACTATGACTTATTCCAAGCCCTAGAGTCTGTTGCTCTTCAGTTGCAAGAGACAACTGGCTGCAGACTCCTCATGTCTGGTGGGATggtcagagcagctgctggtgctgcaatACCTGGAAGAGAGGGGGGCAGTGGAGAACCATTGGGTTATTTATGCCCCTTGGGCAGTTGTCAGAGCAAAGCTTTCTGGTGGAGATGGGCAGGCAAGTGCCTCTGCTGAGTGAAGGGAGGAGTGGCTTTGTCTGTGGGAGGGTGACAAACCACTTCACTGTCTGTTGGTAAATCAGAGGGGAGCTTCAGGTGACTTTACCTGGTCATTCCCTCCTGTGTTTAACCTGGTGTGGGGTTgggactgtgcctggagctccaGGCAGGATCTGGCCCAGCCCTCCTGCAGTAATATTCTTTTGGGAGGAAAGAGTAAACATGGTGCATTCCAAAATCTGGCCTGCCTTTGCCCAGCCTCCAACTGCTGCCACTGAAGGTGGCACTTCTCCCTGCTTTCTGGTGAGCTCTGAGCTCACTGGAGGTGGGACTGGTGAATTCCTCTCCTCTGTTACTATGACattccatgtttttttttccatgtattttgATCCGTTGCCTCGCTGGCATCACTCCTGTCAGTAACCTCATTAATGTGGCCTTGCTGTGTGCACAAGGCAGCAGTGAACGAGTCAGAAACGCGATGTAAGAGCAGCCTGTGATCCAGTCCTGAAGAAAGTGTGCTCCAAAAGCTTCTGCCAGAGAAGGGCACACCAGCCCTTTACTGATTCCTACAGCATCCCCTGGGCTTATCTCCAGAGCCACACTGGGTAAAAatgtctgcagggctgctgggctTGAGCATAGAGAGAAGGAAtttgctgcttttgctttgAGTCTGCCAAAGCTGTCTGGTTGGACTGCCCAGCCTTCCCAGCAAGGTCCTGCCTGGTGTCATCCCAGCCTCTGCTTCCCCTGGCTCTAGTGTCACCAGACTGGCAAGAAGTGTCTGGCACatccctgggctgtgctgaTGAGCCTCCTGGCTCTTGCTTCTCTTGCAAGTGATGAACATAAACCAAATGAGGATGGTGTGGTTGTCCAGGCCCCCAGAGCAAACCCCCAAGAGATGGGAAAGGGGCTTGGCCAGTGACTGTGGTTGAGAAGCTGTTTTTGGAGATGGACTAGTTGGATGAGCTGTCAGCCTCCTGAGGAGGAAGGTGGAATGTGGTTCAGcacctctctgctctcctctggGAGCTTTTTGCTCTTTTTGGGGAAAGAGACATTTCATATCCTCCTGTTATTTTCCTGAGATGGGAATTCATTGCTATTGACCCAGTGAACAGTGTTGCCCTTTTCCTCATGGAAAATTTAATCCCGCTCCAGACCCAGCCTGAGGGGTCCACGTGAGCACCGAGCCCGTCTCTGTCCGCCCAGGTTTTCCCCAAGAGTCATGTTCTCAGTGCGCTCAAGACCATCTTCGAGAAGAACGTGATGAGCTTCGCGGGTGGCACCATGGGAGCAGTGAACGGCATGAGACCCGACGGCATGCCCGACACCTCCAGCGTCCAGTCCAACGAGGTGTGGATTGGCGTGGTCTACTCCCTGGCTGCCACCATGATCCAGGAGGTGAGCGGGGATGCTGCTGCCGCACTTCCCAGCATGTGCTCCATGCACTCCGTGGATGTGCTGATggtcctctctcctctcctgcaggGCATGGTGGAGGAAGGCTTCCGCACGGCGGAGGGCTGCTACCGGACGGTTTGGGAACGGCTGGGCATGGCTTTCCAGACGCCGGAGGCCTATCGGGAGAAGAAGGTGTACCGCTCGCTGGCCTACATGCGGCCCCTCAGCATCTGGAGCATGCAGCTGGCCCTGGAGCGCCGGGCTGGCCAGGCACCCGCACCCGCCCAGCTCCCCCCGGGCCCCACCCACCCTTGAGCCTCGCGGCACTGGGCAGAGCAGCGGGCGCACCGTGGGCTGGGGGGGCCGCAGATGGCAGGCAGGGACCCTCCCCTCCCGCTCTGTGCTAGTACTCGCattgctgttttccttccctACCTCCACTACATGCCCTTGACCTCAGGGGGCTTCCAGCCACTGATGCTGAGCACACGGGGGGACCAGAGGTGCAGGGATGTCTCCTCAGAGGGGGGTGGGTTAAGGAGTTGCTGCTGGAGCCTGtgcctccccttccccagcgcTCAGGGCTCTGATAGCCTGCTGGTTCCCCAGCCATCCCAAACTGCAGCTGGTACCTTGTCCAGGGGCACAGGAGACCTCTCTGCTGCAGTCATTGGGCTGGGTAAGGTGGGGACCTGTCCTGCAGGGAGAAAAAGGGTGTGGGTGAATGTGTGTGTGAGGATGTTGGACTGGTGCACTCAGGCACATGGATGCTGTAGTTGTCCTGGGGTGACACTGCACATACTGACTGGCTCTGCCCCAGGAGGGCCTGTGGCAGATACAATCCCCAGGGGAGACCCGGCTCCCTGGATGGTGACAATCTGAGCCCAAGAAGCAGGTCCTGGTCTGGTACCATGGCCCCCCTCCCTGCTGGCGCCGGGGGCAGGCAGTGGAGCACATTTAAGGGGATAAATCACTTCAATTCTTAATAAATCTGTCTAGCTGTCTATTCTTGTTCGTCTTTGCTATCTTCTTTCCACCAGGCCAAGCCAAAAGAGGAAATCCTTTCTGCccccattttttcttcttgggtTGGGCTGGAGGGCTAGGGATGCAGGGAGTGGGCGAGTCCCAGTGGTGGCTGACTCTTGTGGAGTTTTGCTAAAGGGAGCAGGATCTGCCTCCTTACCTACTTGCCCAGATGTGACAGCAGGCAAGACCTGCTTCTTGCTTggctcctggctctgcctggACTGCCTTGCACACCGCAGAGGCGAGAGCATTCCTCCTGAGAAGGCCTCTGTGGGGAGCAGTTGAGCCACAGGGCTGCGGGCCCTTGACTAAATCGAGTCCCTTTCTGCCCAGGGTTACCACCttgcctccttttccttctttctctgccACTGCAGCATTTGAAGGCTGTACCAGCCTGGTgtgggagggaaagaaaggagggagttcccctgcctttccctttgTGGCCCCAGACACACAGATCTCCCTGGACAGGTAGCTGGTCAGCACCCCTGCTGTTATCCCGTGGATGGAGAGAGGGACACCCTAGTTCCCTTTCTGTAGCAGGATGTTCTGCCTGAATGGGAGTAAAACAACTTGAGCAGTTCCCTATTTGCTAAGTGGTGAATGGAGAAAGGGGTGTCATGTTGCTTTCAGTGttgaaaaatgctgaaatgaGTCAGTCCCCAAAGTTAAACATCCTGATAGGAACTAGAAGGTGATACTACAGATAACATATCTAAAGCTGCTGAGCTGACACAGCTGACATCTGGCAGACAATCACTTTACACTGTAAAAGCCTGCTCCCAATTTCTAAGGGCAGGATCTTCTTACACACCCCTTCCCAGAATGTGTGTGGAGATTCTGCCCTTTATGGAGGAAAAATAGGTTTGCCCCCTCCCTAAGGCTGAACTAAAGAGATTTGCCCACAATTACTGGTACGGATGAGTAACTTCAGGCTCGTCTTTGTAATTGGTTTTGCTAGCTTTAATATAATTAATGGTGCTCCAAAATAGTGCATCATACAATACCTATAGTTATAGCTTCTAATCTGTAGTAAGTAATTCTTACTAAGAAATTTTTGTCTGATTATCAtaacaaataatttatttttatataaatatatctgaTTTTCCATCCTCAGTCCTGTGGTACTACATTGTACAAAGTTCCTATTAGACCTCTACAATCCTTTAGACATAATCCATTGATAAAGTCTAGGGCTAAGTTTGGATCCAGCTTGCCCAAACTCTTCACTGGGGAGGATTCTAGAATGCCAGGGAGTCCTTTCTGAACTTTGTGATTCAGTGGGAGGGCCTTTTTAATAAACACTGTCTGAAGTTCTCATTCTGTTTGTGACACTCTCACAGACAGATGACCCCACACTCCCATGTCCCACATCTCCTCCATGTCCCAAGGCAGGAGCAGATGCGTGGGCCAGTTCTGTGCTCACAGCCGGGGTTCCTCTGGGTGCCATGAGGGATTTGAGGTACCAGCTGGGGGGATCCCAACCCTCCCAGCCTGAGCAGGGGATCACTGGCACTGCCATACCTGAGAACTGCCACTGCACGGTGAAGCTGAAGGTGGGGTGTCTGTTGGCACTGGGATGCTGCTGGACCCCTTGCAAGGGTGACACCAGGATCTGCTTGTTGGTGGCTGCCACTGCAGTGTGGTAGGAGCCTGAGAAGGTCCCAGATGTGTTCAGGGCCAAGATGATCCTATTGGAGCCCAGCTCATTTCTCCACAGGCcctgcaggtgacactggggcTTGTGTGGGTGGCTCAGTCAGTTCCGAGGCACAGTCCCACTTCCAGCCTCCCTAAGCAGTGGGATGTGTGTCCCATGACACAGCCCCTCCGCCTGGAAGCTGGGACCAGTGGTGTGGGCACCAGCTGGGAAAGAACCCCTCACTGCCTGGgcaaggcagcagagctggaggtgctgggtACCCCCCTATGGCAGGGGTGGGTGATCAACAGTACCCccagggacagcacagccagagctggCAGCCTCCTTGGTCATGGACAGTgcagcatggcatggcatggcatagGATGGTACCTCCAGAACGTGCAGCCCCTCAGGCACAAACTCTGTGTACTGGGGTGGCACAGGAGAGCCCAGCATAGCGCAGAGAGAACATGCACCACAGGGATGGCACAGCCAGTGTGTGCAGCCCCTCACCCCCACCCTGCAGCCGGGACAGCACAGCACGGCTCAGCACGGCCAGActctgctccagagctgcccTTGCCTTCCTGGATGCAGCCTCCCGGGCCACGAGCAGGGCCAGggcgagcagcagcagcagcccgggGTCCCCATGGCAGTGGCCGTGTGCGGTGCCCGGGCTCTGCCCCTTTCATAGCAGAGGGGCCGAGTCTCCTGCCAAGGGACACCCCTGAGGTAGAAGAGTCCTGATCCCTCTGGACAGTGATGGAGTCTGAGGGGTATACTGAGGGAGGTGGAAGGGAACATGGCCAGGGCAACAGGTCAGAAGAGCATTACAGGTATcacagggagggcaggggacCTCTGGGGAAGATATAAATATGCTGATAAAATAATAGATTTAATTGTATGAAAAAGTTAGTTTGTGATGTGTAAGGTACAGGAATGTTAGCAGTGCTGTGTTTAAAATATGCAGCCATGGAACCCTCTGCAAGGAGTTACGGGAATTCCTGTCTTTTTCAGGAAAATCTGGACACTTATGCACACCAGTTACGCTGACTGGAAATGTCCCACCCTCCCCCTGTAGATTCATTACCACGGATTCCAGCCAAATTTGGAAACACGCAGACTGTACAATggcctggccagagctgccaCCTGCAGCCTGGGTACCACCCATCCACCTGGCAGCAAtaaaaaggagagggagcaggagcatcAGCAGAGACCTGCAAGGAGCACACCCCCAGGTACATCAGCCATCTGCCTGCTGCAGAGATGGTGCAAGCAACTCCCTTCCTCCTCGTGCTCTTCCTGGCCCTGGGGGCTCACAGCTGCTCTACCAAAAATGTACCATCAGGGGTGAGATGCacagggcagggtgggcagggggctgtggctgcaggctgtgctgtggcacCGGTGCTGAGTTCTCTCCTCTCCAGTGCATCCTGACCGGGCACTGGGTCAACGACCTGGGCTCCAACATGATCATCACAAACATGAATGCAAAGGGTGACTTCACTGGCATCTACTGCACGGCTGTGTCAGCCACCTTGAAAAAGACTGAGGAATCACCACTGCAGGGGTTCCAGCACCTCCCAAACATGCTGAGCCAGTCCACCTTTGGCTTCACCATCCATTGGAGCTTTTCAGGTGCTTCATCTTTTCTTAGCATCCTTGTTGTGTACTCCAGCCTCCCTTCCATCCCTTCCTGCAGTGTCCTTGCTGATTGCCTGCCTTCCCCTGCACTATCCCCActgctctccctcccctctGGTGTCCCCGAGGCTCCCCCATccttgtccctggagctccctgcTCGCTGTCagctcccagtcccagcctgCAGGAGATGCAGCAGGGGCTGAAGCCTGCACTGTCTGCCCATCTccatgggacacccccagccccctgagcCCTCCTGCTTGCTTTTCCCATCCCCACAGTCCCCAgaagctggggacagcagagctctactgtcccctgtgctggggcagccacTGACCTGCCACCTCGGCCACGCTCCCCCCCACCTCCTGTCGTGTCCCTGCAGAGTCCGTCACCGTTTTCACGGGCCAGTGCTTCGTGGATGATGATGGAAAGGAGGTTTTGAAGACCATGTGGCTGCTGAGACCACACACAGACAAACTCAGAAACAACAGGAATGCCACCTTGTGagctctctgtccctgtcctgcaCAGGTCCCCTGTGCACCCCGGAGGGGTTGGGGCTGTCACAAATGAGTGTTTTAGGTCACTTAGGAGTCACTCTCACAGGTCCTGCAAAAGTGGGCTTAATATCTGTTTGCAAAAGCACAACTTAAGAAAGCTCGATGGCAAGGTTCACTTGATTGCTTTGTGCATGGGTAGAACATAGAAAGGAAAAAGTGGTTTAGAATCAATTTAGAATGATTTCCATGGAGGCTGgagatggaaaaggagaagtgaGACCCTTTGAATGAATCACAGAGTTCAGGGAGGTACCCTTTGCTTTCTAAACTACTGATGGATCCTAGGTGGGGCTGATACCACTCCTAGTCTCAGACCGTCGCAATGGTTTCTCTCTAAAGGATTTGGCAGCACTTAACTACTGACTAATTTAACATTTATGAAGTGATTTGGGAGGGTTTGCCACAATTGCAGCAGACACTCAGTTATAGATTCAAGCTGTCAGTAGCCATACTGCACGTGCTATGGGGTGTTCACATCCATCCACCCATGTACTCGGAGGGAGATGGTGGCACAGCTCCATGCAGTGGTCCAGGAGAGCTCGAAGGGCCACACTTAGGAGCACTGCGAGAAATGAAGCCCACTCctcttttgggggttttatacATTTAATAAGGGACTATAGGGGATAAAGTTCACTTAAAGCAAGAATGacagcgctgggtgcatggcTCATAGTCAGAGGCACACAAACTTACACAAACTTCTGATAATATGCTTTAGCATTATACATCTTAATAAACCACGATGcatttgcattgtttttctaaGAACTAATTTACATTTTCTTAGAAGGGATTAACATAGTTCCTCCCCTGAtctgcctttttagagcatgtgtAATGTGATCATAAGGGTCTTCGGGGGTCTTCCTCAATGAAGGCTCAAGGTCTTCCTCGCATCTGAACTTTTCAACTTTGTCTTCGGAGCACACGCAGTTATGGTGTTCCTTGGACTTTCTGGACCTAACTGGTTTCAATTCTCCATTTTGTGGCTAATTGACTTTGCATTTGCCATTTCTCATTAGTACGTTTTGCTGCTTCCCAATACAGCTATACTTGTCTGGTTTTGAGATTATTCACCTGATGAGTTTCCATTTATTTCAGCATTAAGCAATTGGATAACCGCATACTAGCTATTACATTGTACAGAACATTATGATTCAGATTATATAGGTATAGAAAGTCATGATTCAGGCTATATTGGTATCTTATAACTCAAGTTATAAAAACATCTTGTAACTTTGACCCCAGTTATAATATTAACTAGTTAATATCTGCATGGCAAAGTTATTCTTAACATATTTGCACATAACATTTCCTAACGTGTTCTGATACATAATATTTCTTACATTTTACTACCTGCAAAAGCCAATGCTATAATAGCTGTTTATCACAGTGCCCTTCTGCCCCGgggccttttcctcttttctatgCCAGCACAGCATTTGAAGGTTGCGCCAGCCTGGTTAGGGAGGGGTGGGTGTTAGGGAGGTCTACTGCCCTTCCTGTTGTGTTCCCGGACAGACAGTGCTGGGAACTGCGAATTTTAGTGGGTGCCTTGGTCACTGCTGAGTCacagtccctgctccagcccccctAAGCAGTGGGATACATGTACGGCATGTGTGGGGCCAGCATGGCCCTTTTTGTGGCACCAGGGACTGGTTGCATGAGCACCAGCTGGGACAGCACCTCTCTCTCCCCGGCAGAGCAGGAcagagctgggagtgctgggtaCTCCTGTATACCAGGGGTAGGTGGCCAACAGTAGCCACGgagacagcacagccagggctggcagctcccaTGGTCATGGGCGCTGAACCGTGGCATGGCATtggaatggggtgggatggtGTGGGATGGCATTGGCTAGCGCTGCAGGGCACAACAAGAGCATACAGCATGTTAGACAACATggcacagcagagccagggcGTGCAGCCCCTCACCCCCCACCCCGGAACAGCGCAGCAGCACCAGAAAGCACAGCGGGAGCAGGCAGCCCCTTGGCCATTCCCAGCGCACCACAGGGATGGCACAGCCAGTGTGTGCAGCCCCTCACCCCCACCCTGCACCCGGGACAGCACAGCACGGCTCAGCACGGCCAGActctgctccagagctgcccTTGCCTTGCTGGATGCAGCCTCCCGGGCCACGAGCAGGGCCAGggcgagcagcagcagcagcccgggGTCCCCATGGCGATGGTGGCCATGCGCTGTGCTCGGGCTGTGCCTGCGCTGCCGCCTCACGCCCAGCCGGCCACTTTCATAGCAGAGGGGCCGAGCCTCCTGCCAAGGGACACCCATGGGGTAGGACAGCCCCGTCCTCTCTGGGGATGCACAAGGAacctgtgcagggcagggacagggagctc harbors:
- the LOC138103511 gene encoding avidin-like gives rise to the protein MVQATPFLLVLFLALGAHSCSTKNCILTGHWVNDLGSNMIITNMNAKGDFTGIYCTAVSATLKKTEESPLQGFQHLPNMLSQSTFGFTIHWSFSESVTVFTGQCFVDDDGKEVLKTMWLLRPHTDKLRNNRNATL